The window AGGATACGGCAATAAAAAAAGCCCTTAGCTACATCAAATCCGAACAGGAAAAAGACGGAAGCTGGTTTGGGAGATGGGGAGTTAATCACATATATGGCACATCGGCAGTCCTTCAGGCTTTGAGCGTTCTGGGAGAAGATATGAATTCTCTTTACATTCGTAGAGCAGCCCACTGGATAGTAGAACATCAAAATGAAGATGGAGGATGGGGAGAAACTCCAGCATCTTACATGGATCCCACTTTAAGAGGTGTTGGGCCCAGCACGCCGTCCCAGACTGCCTGGGCAATCCTTGGTCTAATTGCTACTAAAGATCGCCGTTACGAAGAAGCCGTTCGTAGGGGGATTGGCTTTCTTGTAGATACCCAAAGGGATGGCACGTGGGATGAGCCATATTACACGGCTACCGGTTTCCCTGGGTATGGACATGGAGCCAGAACAACTCTTGATGAGAATGGCAAAACGCTTGAGCAGGGGGTTGAACTGAGTCGGGGCTTCATGATCAATTACAACATGTATCGGCACTACTTCCCGCTTATGGCTCTGGCAAGAGCCAGAAATTATCTTTCCGCCTAATATCAAATCGGTCGTAAATATTGCGTTTTACGTTTTTAACTTGAACCAATACCTTCTACTTGGCTTTATTCGCTCTGAATTTTATATCCTCGCGGAGTAATCATCCAGCCGTTCCATACATAGGTCTGGCTATTACCAACGATGATAACAGAATGCATGTCAACGTCTTCTATTGGTATTGTATCAAGAGAACAAACTAGAGATTTTTGACCTTCTCTCATTGCTCGCCATATAATTCCAACCGGCGTTTCAGGCGATCTGTGGGTTTTAATGACGGATATAGCTTTTTCCAGCAAGTGAGGCCTGGTGGCACTTCTGGGATTATACAGCACGATGATGAAATCCCCTTCAGAAGCCAGGTTAATCCTTTTTTCAATCAGTTCCCACGGAGTAAGGTGATCACTTAAGCTAATGGAAGCAAAATCGTGCATTATTGGGGCTCCCAATATGGATGACGCTGCGTTAAGGGCAGACACTCCAGGAATAATCCTAACCTCGATGGATTTGCAATTTTCCTTGTTTATGGACTCTCGCGCTGCCAAAATTCCACTTTCCTTGCACAGTTCCAGCACAAGGCCAGCCATACCGTAAATTCCTGCATCGCCACTGGACACCAGAGCAACATCCTTTCCTTCCAAGGCTTTTTCGATGGCGATACGACATCTTTCCACTTCCTGACGCATGCCCTTGCTGATAAAAGTCTTAGATGGAAATAGATGCCGAATAAGTGAAATATAAGTTTTGTAACCGACAATAATATCGGCAGATTTCAACGCATCCATAGCTTCAGGGATCATGTATTCTGGGGCTCCGGGTCCTAAGCTGACAATTGAAAGGGAACCCGTGCTATTGCAGCCGTTGCGTTTGCCGATTTGGTCTTCGGCACTATCAGCTGAGCTGAGGGGTTTAGAGCTATCGGTGCGGCTTCGCATACTCCTTTTACTCCTATGTGTTTTTTCACGATTTCTGATGGGTTTAAGACAGATACGGTATCAAGGCTTTTTATGGAAACAAAAAAGAGCGGGACACCCAGCCTTTCGGAAGCTTCTTTGAGTCCTGCCTCATCCTGTTTAATTTCAACTGAGACGAGAGCCTGAATAGACCCGATGAAAAGCCCTTCTTGCTGTAAAACCTTCTTTATTAGCGAGACTATTTCGTCTGCCGATGTGCCTCGGTTACAGCCTATTCCAACAATAAGATTTTTGGGATGAAACCGAAGGCATCTGAGATCTTCTGGAGGAAGTCTTTCTGAGACCCATATTCCGTAAGTATTAACCTTCCGCAGCAAGGAAGATTCCGGCACGCTGGTTAACGATGGATAGTCCTTTGTAAGCTGAGAAACAATACGACTTTCGGGGTCAAATATCCACATAGGCTCATCGTCTAAAAGACGTCTCATGGTAGCGGCAAGACTTATCGACGGATCGTCAGGATGTTCTACGATAACAAGCCCATTGTCTCGTGCCAGTAAATCGAGAGCTATCTTACCTTTTACGTCAGATGATGTTGTGATAACAGGAGTTGCTCCCAGAAGTTCCGCCATTCGCTGTGCCCAGGCATTAGCACCGCCATAATGGCCAGAAAGAAGGCTTATAACAAACCTGCCTTGTTCGTCTATAACTAATACGGCAGGATCGGATTTTTTATTTCTTATAAGAGATGCAACAGTGCGGACTACAATACCGGTTGCCATTATGCAAATGATCACATTGTGGCGATTCCAGATCTCGGGAAATACTGAAGAAATATTGTCAAATGGCCTGACCGCCGCCGAATAGCCTTTTAGGGCATTGTAGTTTTTTTGAAAGATATAGACGGTAGCGTTTTTCAGAATATCAGCAAGCCGTAAAGCCAGCTCTATGGCTTCTTTGGTTATTGCCACGATAGCGATTTGTTCACTGTCTTGCCTGTCTGAAGCCATGAGAAAAGCTACCGTCGTATAGAAGAGAGCGTTTGGTTTCGTCCAGCTTGCCGAAGACTTCTCCCACAAGTATCAATGCCTGGCGAGTAATTCCCTCATCTTTTACTTTTTGAACGATGTTTTCTAGAGTGCCGCATATGAAGGCTTCATCGGGCCATCCAACTCGATAAGCAACAATTACGGGCGTGTCGGAAGGATAGCTTTCAGAAAGGTTATCAACGACTCGTTCAATGGATTGCACGCTCAAATATATAGCAAGCGTTGCTCTGTGAGATGCAAGAGATTTAAGAGATTCTCTCTCCGGCACAGGGGTTTTCCCGCCGAGTCTTGTTAGAATTAGAGTCTGGGAGCCCCCTGGCACGGTTAACTCTCGCTTCAGTTTTGCCGCTGCGGCGAAAACTACTGATACTCCCGGGACAACCTCGTATGGAATACCTTCTCGCTCAAGCAACGCCATCTGTTCGTGAATGGCTCCGTAGAGAGATGGATCACCTGAATGAAGACGAACCACAAGTTCTCCATTACGGTATCCTTCGACTATCAATGCGTGAGTATCTTCAAGTGTAAGGGAAGCACTGTCAATAAGAAGCGCTTGGGGTTTTGCAAAAGAAAGAAGCTTTTCTGACACAAGCGATCCAGCATAGATTATACGATCCGCTTCTTCTATTAATCTTTTGCCCTTGACCGTAATAAGTTCTGGATCTCCGGGTCCAGACCCAACAAAATAAACCGGAAATGTCATGTGGATCTCCCTTATGAGACAAGAAAAATCAGAGAACTTAAGTTCTTCGGTCATGCCCTCTTAAATGCATCTGCCAAATTGCCCAATACAACATGGTTGTAGCCATTCTTTAAAGTTTCGGATATCTCTTCTATGACCGTGTGTTTTTCCAGAAAAGCATCAACCACGTGTGGGTCAAAATGTCCACCTTTTTCCGATTGAATGATTTCCAATGCCTTTTCGTGAGACATGGGATCCTTGTAGGGGCGTTTTGACCTTAGAGCATCGTAAACGTCAGCTAGAGCAACAATGCGAGCTGGCAAAGGAATTTGCTCACCTTTAAGTCCTTCAGGATATCCCTTACCATCCCATCGCTCGTGGTGACTCATGGCGATTTCTATGCTCATAGCTACAAACTCATTAGAAGTATGTTTTGAATAAACATCTTTTAGCACCGATGCTCCAATCACGGTGTGAAGCTTCATTATGTCCATTTCTTCTGGAGTAAGCCGCCCTGGTTTTAACAGTATTGCATCAGGAATTGCAATCTTTCCGATGTCGTGAAGCGGGCTCGCTTCAAAAATTCTTTCGATGAACGTATCAGTTATGACATCCTTATACGGGCTTTTTTCAGCCAGTTGTTGAGCAAGCGTTTTAACATAAAGGCGCACTCGCTCAATGTGGTGTCCTGTGTTGTCGTCCCTGTATTCTGCAAGCTTTGCCATGGCGAATATCGTTGCTTTGTAAGCCTCCGTTAGTTTTGACACCTGCTGATGAACCAGCTTTTCCAGATGATTCGAATATAGTTCAAGCTCTTGCTGTGTTCTGTATAGCTTCAGGTGAGTTTCTACTCTGGCAAGAAGTTCATTTATTCGAAAGGGTTTGGCGATGTAATCCACACTTCCGAATTTGAACCCCTGAAGGATGTTTCTTTCTTCGTGTAAGCCGCTGACAAAAATGATCGGGATGTTTTTTAGGGCTGGATTTTCTTTTAAGCGCCTTGCTACTTCGTATCCGTTCATACCAGGCATGTTGATGTCTAGAAGAATAAGTTCCGGTGGATCTATTTCGCATGCTTTGAGAGCCATTTCTCCGTTAGGAACAGGTCTGGCAAGATAGCCCTGGAGAGACAGAAGGGAAGTTAGCATATCAAGGTTTTCCTTTGTGTCGTCCACTACAAGGATGTTACCTTTGAAGGGTTGATGTTGAGTCCCTTCATTACTGCCTTGGAATAGATTGTTTGCTAACATCCCCATTGGATTCTTTCCCTTTGGTTAGACTTTTATCCAGGGTTTCAATAATTTCGTTATAACGATAGTCTCTAGCCAGGTTGAGAAGTGAACTGATTAGTTCTTGACGTATTAGAGTGGAAGATGCCTTTAGTTTTCGGGTAAATCCCTGGATGTCCGCTCTCAGTATGAGACGTTTAAGTTCCTCAACGAGATCTTCTGGTATTTCTTTATCGTCCAATATGGATCCATCGGCCGCTTCTGGTTTGTAAAATTCCGATATAGTCTTGAAAAGCTCTTTTGGATTGACGGGCTTTAACATAAAAGCATCAGCTCCAGCCTTGAGAGCCTTTTCTTCATAGCCTGCATAAGCCTTGCCTGTGATGACTATGATCTTAACTGATTTATATTCGTTATCTTTTCGGATTTTTTCTATGCATGTGATTCCATTTATATCAGGCAACTCTATATCGAGAATGATGATGTGGGGCTTAAATACGAGAAGTTTTCCAAAAAGGGTTTTTCCATCCTCGGCATCTTCCACCCTAAGGTTAACACTTCGGCACCAATTTCTAAATAGTTCTCTAGTTCCGGGATCGTCGTCGCAGATGATAACTCTAAATGGTGGCATTGGGATGGCTTCTGATGAAAAATGTTGATCATTTATCGCTGTTTCTTCCAGGTGGTCGAGCGGAGTGGCTCTTTCCAATGGCATGCTTAAAGCGAATTAAAGTTCCCTTACCAATTTCACTTTCTACCGATACTTTGCCGCCTAAAAGCTCAACAAGTTTGTGGGCAAAATACAACCCCAGTCCGGTTCCTCCGAGTTTTGCTCCCGTTTTGGTCTGGTAAAAGGGGATGAAAAGGTTTTCCTGCTCTTCGGGAGATAAACCAGGTCCAGAATCATGAATATCAACAGATATTTTGATTTTCTTGTCGTCTGTTTCTTCCACTCTTGTCTCTACCTTAACTGTGCCCCCTTCGGGGGTGACTTTAATAGCGTTACTTAAGAAGTTCATCATAATCTGCTGGCATTTTAGTTTGTCCCCAATAACCCAGACATCTTCTTTGAAGTCGCCTTCCCAGTTGTACATGAACTGAAGGCGAATGCCTTTTTGAATGGCTCCGAGCTTTGCCGTCTGTGCAATTTCTTGGAAGCAATCCTTCACACTGAAAGGTTCGGGTTTTAAATCCAAAGTTCCTGCTTCTACCTTAGCAATATCCAGAACGTCATTTATGATTTTTATAACTAGCTCCCCGCCCTGAACAATGGATTGAAGAAAGTGTCGTTTGCCCTCAGGAATGGATGGGTCTTCGACCAGCATCTGAGCGTATCCCAGGATGTAATTTAAAGGAGTTCTTATTTCATGGGAAATGTAGGAGACATAACGGCTCTTTGCTTGACTGGCTTCTTCCGCTTCTTTGGCTTTCTGTTTGAGTTTAAGGTTCAGATCTGAGAGTTGACCGATAAATTGTCTTAAGCTGTGGATTATGATGGTCAGGCATAGAAGTGCACCAATCCCGAGAATGTAGGCCATCATATGCTGGACGCCTGCAGGTAAAGGTCTAGAATAGACCCAGAGTTGTCCAATTCCACCATGGAGATCAAAGTTTAACGCTTTACTTTCTCTATGCGGCTTGAGAGAGTCTATCTCCCCATCTTTCCACATCAGCTTCCATCCAGATCCATTTTCCCAGTAGAAAACCAGCTTTTCAGTTCTATTTGCCCATTCAAAACTTGCTAATTCGACAAATTTGCTTCTAATGCCAGCGTAGCGCTTAAATTCACCTAGTATTGTCCCATCTTTTACACAACCAATAACGTAACCTTCTTTTTGATTTTCAACCATTACGTTTCTTACAGAGCAAATCATTCCATAAGATGGCACAGGGAGATTTTCTTTTTTTGAAAACGCTTCCTCGGGGATACTTTCTAAAACTTCTGAAGAACCAACATAAGCGAGAATCTTTTGGTCATTATCAATAAGGATCATGGTATCAAGGCATATAGAACCCGGGATATTTTGGCAGTAACGTTCCTCAAGAGACTTTACAGCTTCCATTTTGGAAATCCATAATCCGTAGGCCTCGCTCATTCCCATACGTTTACTAATAAAGTAAGCAGCGACACGTATATCCGAGCTAAGATCTTTCATAATTTTGTCATATACAGTTAGCAGGAAATCAGTCTGGTTCTTTATATGCGTTGCTTCAGCGGTGAAGAGTTCTGAAAGCAACCTTTCTCGCTGCAACTCGGTTTTGAAGTTCACGAATAGAATATATCCAATGTAGCACAGTAAAAAGGCGCAAATAACGAATAGAATATGGATACTAGTTATTATTTTTCGCCTCATTCTTTGCTTGTCCTTGTAACTTCTGGAAAAATTCAGGGAAATAGATAGGTGCAGCTGGATAGTATTTTTCAATAAGCTTCATATAAAACCCGCTTTCCTGAATTTCTTTAAGAAATTGGTTGAAAGACTCTAGCATTTCCCTATCCTCTTTTCGGAAAGCACAAGCCATAGTTTGCTTTTCTGATACTGGACCTAATATTTTAATTTGTCCAGGCCATTTCTGAAGAGCAACAAAAGTATCAGGTGCATCCAGAATTATAACTTCTGAATCGCCTTTTATAACGACCCCAGCCAAATCGTTAAGAATTCCATCAAAGTATTTTACGGTAGCTATTTTATCTATACCGTAAAGCACAGGATCTACACATAAGCCCTTGATTCCCATAACAGTTCGGTTTTTCAATATTTCTTTTGTGGCTTTTATGTCTTTTTCCACATTACCAAAGGGGCTGATGGGAACAAGGGGCGATTTGCTGGACGTCACAACCCAAACTTGAGTTGGGAAAGTTGGGTTTGAGAAAGACACTATTTTTTCTCGCCATGGAAGAACTGTAAACCCAGTGCAAATAATATCGCCCTTAATGGGGACGTTATTTCCTAACGTGACTTCGTTGCCGGTTACGGAGATCTCTTTTCCGATAAGATCCGAAATTACGTTTTGCCACGATGTTTCTACATATTCGTAAGGTCTGCCTATTTTTTGAGCAAACAACTTCACGATTTCCATATCGAATCCTGTGCCGTATCCCGTATTAAAATTGGCGTAAGGAATGGCAAGGTGCCTTAACGGTGTGATGGATTTTCCGTTTTCGCTCCACGCAAAATGTGAAACCCCACTCGCCATAACCACGGCAAAGGATATAAAGACTATCTTTATACATCGGTAAGCTCTGCCCATTACCTACCCCCCAGGCTTGCAATTTTACTGCTGCCACAATATTCAAATTCTTTTTATCCTGTCAAGGTCGTTCGTGGAATGTGTTGTAAAAAAACATTGGTAGGAGCGCCCGGCATGAGCGTACTCCTGGGGTTGAAAGTCCTCCCATGAGTTGATCACAGCGAGCGAAGGGAAGCGCAACTGCCATATTACTAATGGCCACAGGGAACTGTAAAATTTCGAATGCATCGGTCGCCGAGAACAGGGTTAATTCCCTGTGTATCGGTCGC of the Thermodesulforhabdaceae bacterium genome contains:
- the cobJ gene encoding precorrin-3B C(17)-methyltransferase, which gives rise to MIPEAMDALKSADIIVGYKTYISLIRHLFPSKTFISKGMRQEVERCRIAIEKALEGKDVALVSSGDAGIYGMAGLVLELCKESGILAARESINKENCKSIEVRIIPGVSALNAASSILGAPIMHDFASISLSDHLTPWELIEKRINLASEGDFIIVLYNPRSATRPHLLEKAISVIKTHRSPETPVGIIWRAMREGQKSLVCSLDTIPIEDVDMHSVIIVGNSQTYVWNGWMITPRGYKIQSE
- a CDS encoding cobalamin biosynthesis protein; the encoded protein is MASDRQDSEQIAIVAITKEAIELALRLADILKNATVYIFQKNYNALKGYSAAVRPFDNISSVFPEIWNRHNVIICIMATGIVVRTVASLIRNKKSDPAVLVIDEQGRFVISLLSGHYGGANAWAQRMAELLGATPVITTSSDVKGKIALDLLARDNGLVIVEHPDDPSISLAATMRRLLDDEPMWIFDPESRIVSQLTKDYPSLTSVPESSLLRKVNTYGIWVSERLPPEDLRCLRFHPKNLIVGIGCNRGTSADEIVSLIKKVLQQEGLFIGSIQALVSVEIKQDEAGLKEASERLGVPLFFVSIKSLDTVSVLNPSEIVKKHIGVKGVCEAAPIALNPSAQLIVPKTKSANATAAIARVPFQLSA
- the cobM gene encoding precorrin-4 C(11)-methyltransferase — its product is MTFPVYFVGSGPGDPELITVKGKRLIEEADRIIYAGSLVSEKLLSFAKPQALLIDSASLTLEDTHALIVEGYRNGELVVRLHSGDPSLYGAIHEQMALLEREGIPYEVVPGVSVVFAAAAKLKRELTVPGGSQTLILTRLGGKTPVPERESLKSLASHRATLAIYLSVQSIERVVDNLSESYPSDTPVIVAYRVGWPDEAFICGTLENIVQKVKDEGITRQALILVGEVFGKLDETKRSLLYDGSFSHGFRQARQ
- a CDS encoding two-component system response regulator, giving the protein MGMLANNLFQGSNEGTQHQPFKGNILVVDDTKENLDMLTSLLSLQGYLARPVPNGEMALKACEIDPPELILLDINMPGMNGYEVARRLKENPALKNIPIIFVSGLHEERNILQGFKFGSVDYIAKPFRINELLARVETHLKLYRTQQELELYSNHLEKLVHQQVSKLTEAYKATIFAMAKLAEYRDDNTGHHIERVRLYVKTLAQQLAEKSPYKDVITDTFIERIFEASPLHDIGKIAIPDAILLKPGRLTPEEMDIMKLHTVIGASVLKDVYSKHTSNEFVAMSIEIAMSHHERWDGKGYPEGLKGEQIPLPARIVALADVYDALRSKRPYKDPMSHEKALEIIQSEKGGHFDPHVVDAFLEKHTVIEEISETLKNGYNHVVLGNLADAFKRA
- a CDS encoding response regulator; the encoded protein is MPPFRVIICDDDPGTRELFRNWCRSVNLRVEDAEDGKTLFGKLLVFKPHIIILDIELPDINGITCIEKIRKDNEYKSVKIIVITGKAYAGYEEKALKAGADAFMLKPVNPKELFKTISEFYKPEAADGSILDDKEIPEDLVEELKRLILRADIQGFTRKLKASSTLIRQELISSLLNLARDYRYNEIIETLDKSLTKGKESNGDVSKQSIPRQ
- a CDS encoding ATP-binding protein, yielding MRRKIITSIHILFVICAFLLCYIGYILFVNFKTELQRERLLSELFTAEATHIKNQTDFLLTVYDKIMKDLSSDIRVAAYFISKRMGMSEAYGLWISKMEAVKSLEERYCQNIPGSICLDTMILIDNDQKILAYVGSSEVLESIPEEAFSKKENLPVPSYGMICSVRNVMVENQKEGYVIGCVKDGTILGEFKRYAGIRSKFVELASFEWANRTEKLVFYWENGSGWKLMWKDGEIDSLKPHRESKALNFDLHGGIGQLWVYSRPLPAGVQHMMAYILGIGALLCLTIIIHSLRQFIGQLSDLNLKLKQKAKEAEEASQAKSRYVSYISHEIRTPLNYILGYAQMLVEDPSIPEGKRHFLQSIVQGGELVIKIINDVLDIAKVEAGTLDLKPEPFSVKDCFQEIAQTAKLGAIQKGIRLQFMYNWEGDFKEDVWVIGDKLKCQQIMMNFLSNAIKVTPEGGTVKVETRVEETDDKKIKISVDIHDSGPGLSPEEQENLFIPFYQTKTGAKLGGTGLGLYFAHKLVELLGGKVSVESEIGKGTLIRFKHAIGKSHSARPPGRNSDK
- a CDS encoding transporter substrate-binding domain-containing protein produces the protein MGRAYRCIKIVFISFAVVMASGVSHFAWSENGKSITPLRHLAIPYANFNTGYGTGFDMEIVKLFAQKIGRPYEYVETSWQNVISDLIGKEISVTGNEVTLGNNVPIKGDIICTGFTVLPWREKIVSFSNPTFPTQVWVVTSSKSPLVPISPFGNVEKDIKATKEILKNRTVMGIKGLCVDPVLYGIDKIATVKYFDGILNDLAGVVIKGDSEVIILDAPDTFVALQKWPGQIKILGPVSEKQTMACAFRKEDREMLESFNQFLKEIQESGFYMKLIEKYYPAAPIYFPEFFQKLQGQAKNEAKNNN